One Rhododendron vialii isolate Sample 1 chromosome 2a, ASM3025357v1 genomic region harbors:
- the LOC131318026 gene encoding chalcone synthase, with protein MVTVEEVRKAMRAEGPATVMAIGTATPPFCVEQSTYPDYYFRITNSEHKTELKEKFQRMCDKSMIKKRYMYLTEEILKENPNVCAYMAPSLDARQDMVVVEIPKLGKEAAVKAIKEWGQPKSKITHLVFCTTSGVDMPGADYQLTKLLGLRPSVKRLMMYQQGCFAGGTVLRLAKDLAENNKGARVLVVCSEITAVTFRGPSDSHLDSLVGQALFGDGAAAIIVGADPIPEVEKPLFQVVSAAQTILPDSDGAIDGHLREVGLTFHLLKDVPGLISKNIEKSLVEAFQPLGISDWNSLFWIAHPGGPAILDQVEQKLALKPEKLGPTRHVLSEYGNMSSACVLFILDQMRKKSLEDGHKTTGEGLEWGVLFGFGPGLTVETVVLHSVSA; from the exons ATGGTGACGGTCGAGGAAGTCCGGAAAGCGATGAGGGCCGAGGGACCGGCCACGGTCATGGCCATCGGGACTGCGACCCCTCCGTTCTGCGTCGAGCAGAGCACGTATCCCGATTACTACTTCCGTATCACCAACAGCGAGCACAAGACCGAGTTGAAGGAGAAGTTCCAGCGCATGT GCGACAAATCCATGATCAAGAAGAGGTACATGTACTTGACAGAGGAAATCTTGAAGGAGAATCCCAACGTGTGCGCCTACATGGCGCCTTCCCTGGACGCCAGACAGGACATGGTGGTGGTCGAGATCCCCAAGCTGGGGAAAGAGGCGGCCGTGAAGGCCATCAAGGAGTGGGGCCAGCCCAAGTCCAAGATCACCCACCTTGTCTTCTGCACCACCTCCGGCGTCGACATGCCCGGGGCCGACTACCAGCTCACCAAGCTCCTTGGCCTCCGCCCCTCCGTCAAGCGCCTCATGATGTACCAGCAGGGCTGCTTCGCCGGCGGCACGGTCCTCCGCCTGGCCAAGGACCTGGCGGAGAACAACAAGGGCGCCCGGGTCCTGGTGGTCTGCTCCGAGATCACCGCCGTCACCTTCCGCGGGCCCAGCGACTCCCACCTCGACAGCCTCGTGGGCCAGGCCCTCTTCGGGGACGGCGCAGCCGCGATCATCGTCGGGGCCGACCCAATCCCCGAGGTCGAGAAGCCCCTTTTCCAGGTGGTCTCCGCGGCCCAAACCATTCTCCCGGACAGCGATGGGGCCATCGACGGGCATCTCCGCGAGGTGGGCCTGACGTTCCACCTCCTCAAGGACGTCCCCGGGCTCATTTCAAAGAACATCGAAAAGAGCCTGGTGGAGGCCTTCCAGCCCTTGGGCATCTCTGATTGGAATTCCCTCTTTTGGATCGCGCACCCCGGCGGGCCTGCCATCTTGGACCAGGTGGAGCAAAAGCTAGCCCTCAAGCCCGAAAAGCTGGGGCCCACGAGGCACGTGTTGAGCGAGTACGGGAACATGTCGAGCGCTTGCGTGCTATTCATATTGGACCAGATGAGGAAAAAGTCATTGGAAGACGGGCACAAGACCACCGGTGAGGGGCTCGAGTGGGGCGTTCTCTTTGGGTTCGGGCCTGGGCTTACCGTCGAGACCGTGGTGCTCCATAGCGTGTCGGCTTAG
- the LOC131318025 gene encoding uncharacterized protein LOC131318025 — protein MAGIDVSKYAHSHVHRAVAMKDYATLGKILSGLPRFCDPSEIRTESDSLSEEQKADAVSAVIDCRNVPNRDTPLHLAVKLSDETATEMLMIAGADWSLQNEQGWSPLQEAICNREEVIARIIVKHYQPLAWAKWCRRLPRLIQTMRRMRDFYMEITFHFESSVIPFISRIAPSDTYRIWKRGANLRADMTLSGFDGLRIQRSDQSVLFLGDGSEDGKVPRGSLCMITHKDKEVMNALDGAGATASEAEVQQEVKAMSQTNIIRPGIDVTEAVLLPQVTWRRQEKTEMVGIWKAKVYDMHNVVVSIKSRRVPGAMTDEELFSACNDNETESEGLDDLLTDEERRQLEVALKLDSSDLSNENDLSNENGEIRHGKKGWFGGWRKQDNTEDKGKKRTVAPRGSLSVEEKVSSDLLGDSPSQGQNNPGRHSVEIDVRGDENPRGKHTKISSSVNSESGTRRKDGSRENEYKKGLRPVLWLSPDFPLRSEELLPLLDILANKVKAIRRLRELLTTKLPLGTFPVKVAIPVVPTIRVLVTFTKFEELQPVDEFSTPPSSPTGRESPAIMQSSSSSWFQWIKAPYQRPSSSTGGSSNRIENIQDPFAIPPDYTWVTAEAKKKKMQEKRKSKGKKSESVV, from the exons ATGGCAGGCATTGATGTGTCGAAGTATGCCCACAGTCATGTGCACAGAGCTGTAGCCATGAAGGACTATGCAACTCTCGGAAAGATACTTTCGGGCCTCCCACGGTTTTGTGACCCATCTGAAATTCGCACTGAATCAGATTCACTATCCGAAGAACAAAAGGCTGATGCCGTTTCTGCTGTGATTGACTGTCGCAATGTCCCTAACCGTGACACCCCTCTTCACTTAGCTGTCAAGCTCAGTGACGAGACTGCAACTGAAATGCTTATGATTGCCGGTGCAGACTGGAGCTTGCAAAATGAGCAGGGGTGGAGTCCACTCCAGGAAGCAATATGTAACAGGGAAGAAGTGATAGCACGAATCATAGTCAAGCACTACCAGCCGCTGGCTTGGGCTAAATGGTGTAGAAGGTTGCCGCGGTTGATACAAACCATGAGGAGGATGCGAGATTTCTACATGGAAATAACTTTCCACTTTGAGAGCTCAGTTATCCCTTTCATCTCACGGATTGCACCGTCTGACACGTACAGAATATGGAAAAGAGGTGCCAACTTGAGGGCAGATATGACTTTGTCTGGTTTCGATGGGTTGAGAATCCAGCGATCGGATCAGAGTGTTCTTTTTCTTGGCGATGGGTCCGAGGATGGAAAAGTTCCTCGTGGGTCACTTTGCATGATCACGCACAAAGATAAGGAAGTGATGAATGCTTTAGATGGTGCCGGTGCCACAGCAAGTGAGGCAGAGGTGCAGCAAGAAGTGAAAGCTATGTCCCAAACTAATATAATAAGGCCTGGGATCGATGTGACTGAAGCAGTTCTTTTGCCACAGGTGACATGGAGACGACAAGAGAAAACAGAAATGGTGGGTATTTGGAAGGCTAAAGTGTATGATATGCACAATGTGGTTGTCAGCATAAAGTCCAGGAGGGTTCCAGGTGCTATGACGGACGAAGAGTTGTTTTCAGCTTGTAATGACAATGAAACTGAAAGTGAAGGCCTTGATGATCTTCTGACGGATGAGGAAAGAAGGCAACTTGAAGTTGCACTCAAGTTGGATTCTTCGGATTTAAGCAATGAGAATGATTTAAGCAATGAGAATGGTGAGATTAGGCATGGAAAGAAGGGATGGTTTGGCGGGTGGAGAAAACAGGATAATACTGAGGATAAAGGGAAGAAGAGGACTGTCGCACCAAGAGGTTCACTCTCTGTAGAAGAGAAGGTTAGTAGTGATCTGCTTGGTGATTCTCCATCACAAGGTCAGAACAATCCGGGACGACACTCAGTGGAGATTGATGTGAGGGGCGATGAGAACCCTAGAGGAAAGCACACCAAAATATCATCATCCGTGAATTCTGAGAGTGGAACTCGCCGGAAGGATGGAAGCCGTGAAAATGAATACAAGAAAGGGTTAAGGCCTGTCCTCTGGCTTTCTCCGGATTTTCCATTGCGCTCTGAAGAACTCCTTCCGCTGCTAGACATTCTGGCTAACAAAGTTAAAGCCATTCGTCGCTTGCGAGAACTGCTTACTACAAAACTTCCTTTGGGCACCTTTCCGGTCAAG GTTGCTATCCCCGTGGTTCCCACCATCAGAGTGTTGGTTACATttacaaaatttgaagagttacAACCAGTGGATGAATTCTCAACCCCCCCTTCGAGTCCAACGGGCCGAGAAAGCCCAGCAATCATGCAGTCATCGAGTTCCTCATGGTTTCAGTGGATAAAAGCTCCTTACCAAAGACCAAGTTCTTCCACTGGTGGTTCGAGCAATAGGATAGAAAATATTCAAGATCCGTTTGCAATTCCTCCAGATTACACATGGGTTACAGCTGaagcaaagaaaaagaagatgcaGGAGAAAAGGAAATCAAAGGGAAAGAAGTCAGAATCAGTAgtttga
- the LOC131318028 gene encoding uncharacterized protein LOC131318028: protein MLSLKTGCLSLLSALLAASAQNRCTSLVCSCYVPSRCSDCNDDQVHHRSSSNNSSNNKKRFSAANKDGVRQDLCNDRLQSQGNRRTNGTHIDPIPLKSNLKKFTTVEVDQERVDTRKVNWPDAHGKDIANVQLFEPSVSESSELEGVQNSCVCAIQ from the exons ATGCTCTCCCTCAAGACGGGTTGTTTAAGCTTGTTGTCTGCACTCCTGGCGGCGTCGGCGCAGAACAGGTGCACCTCCTTAGTGTGCTCTTGCTATGTACCATCTCGGTGTTCTGACTGTAACGATGATCAAGTTCACCACAGAAGTAGCAGCAACAACAGCAGTAACAACAAGAAGCGATTTTCTGCGGCGAATAAAGATGGGGTCAGACAAGACTTATGCAATGATAGGCTGCAAAGCCAAGGTAATAGGAGGACTAATGGGACTCACATTGATCCAATTCCTCTCAAGAGTAATCTGAAGAAATTTACTACAGTGGAGGTAGATCAGGAAAGGGTAGACACAAGGAAAGTAAATTGGCCTGATGCTCATGGGAAAGATATTGCTAATGTTCAATTGTTCGAGCCCAG TGTGTCGGAGAGCAGTGAGCTCGAGGGAGTACAAAATTCTTGTGTTTGTGCAATTCAATGA